In Mucilaginibacter celer, one DNA window encodes the following:
- a CDS encoding RagB/SusD family nutrient uptake outer membrane protein, producing the protein MFPLKSTYTKLSAIMLLVSFIAVSCKKLDQVPHDTATNSAVFGSVNGLQLYANSFYDILPTAGDVVRSDAMADYAARTSVPDFLRPGAYGPRQSNGWTWTGLRNINYFIENCNNPNIAQAQREHFIGLARFFRAWFYFDKLKRFGDVPWYGKTLKVDDPALYNGRDKRTLVVDSIIADLDYAGLHINTSDNTRSLITKFTAYAFKSRVCLFEGTFRKYHDEYGLQASANGLLTQAADAAQKVMTEGGFSLNTAGGTDKSYRALFTSQAPVASEVILAAISDPALGVFNDSNWYWTSATYGDRLSFIRTFVNTYLNIDGTPFTDKPGYKTMPFAQEVKGRDMRLQQTIRMGNYSRLNGGTQQIAPPVFSYTYTGYQPIKLTQDDASMDGGSRNTNSVPMMRYAEVLLNYAEAKAELGTLTDADWNQTIGALRRRAGITGNTSTKPMVVDQYLKTNYFPAISDASILEIRRERGIELAFEGFRFNDIVRWKRGELMDQTWNGFYVPALDVPLDLNEDGVPDVCFYTTLPATQVKGVTYVSVAATLTGGTPNPQRLSADNELTWLTTIARHWDNKFYLYPIPETDRLQNPKLGQNPGWEQ; encoded by the coding sequence ATGTTTCCTTTAAAATCAACATACACAAAACTATCCGCAATAATGCTTTTGGTGAGTTTTATTGCAGTTAGCTGTAAAAAATTAGACCAGGTACCGCACGATACCGCCACCAACAGCGCCGTGTTTGGAAGCGTGAACGGCCTGCAGCTATACGCCAACTCGTTTTACGATATTCTGCCAACCGCGGGCGATGTAGTACGCAGCGATGCAATGGCTGATTATGCCGCCCGTACCTCGGTTCCGGATTTTTTAAGGCCAGGTGCTTATGGCCCACGTCAAAGTAACGGCTGGACATGGACCGGCCTGCGTAACATTAACTACTTTATTGAAAATTGTAACAACCCTAATATTGCCCAGGCTCAGCGCGAGCATTTTATCGGCTTAGCCCGCTTTTTCAGGGCATGGTTTTATTTTGATAAACTGAAACGCTTTGGCGATGTGCCATGGTACGGTAAAACACTTAAGGTTGATGATCCGGCTTTGTACAACGGCAGGGATAAACGTACACTGGTAGTTGATTCAATCATTGCCGATTTGGATTATGCCGGTTTGCACATCAACACAAGCGATAATACCCGCAGTTTGATCACCAAATTTACAGCCTATGCCTTTAAATCGCGCGTGTGCCTTTTTGAAGGTACTTTCCGTAAATATCATGACGAGTATGGGTTACAGGCTTCTGCAAACGGCTTACTTACCCAGGCAGCCGATGCCGCCCAAAAGGTTATGACCGAAGGCGGCTTCAGCCTGAACACGGCCGGTGGTACTGATAAATCATACCGCGCGCTGTTTACCAGCCAGGCTCCGGTAGCATCGGAGGTGATTTTGGCCGCGATATCTGATCCTGCCCTGGGTGTTTTTAACGATTCGAACTGGTACTGGACCAGCGCCACCTATGGCGACAGGCTAAGCTTTATCCGCACGTTTGTAAACACTTATCTTAATATTGACGGCACTCCGTTCACTGATAAGCCGGGTTACAAAACCATGCCTTTTGCCCAGGAAGTAAAAGGCCGCGATATGCGTTTGCAGCAAACCATCCGTATGGGTAATTACAGCCGGCTGAATGGCGGTACCCAGCAAATTGCGCCGCCTGTATTTTCATACACCTACACCGGCTATCAGCCTATCAAGTTAACGCAGGATGATGCCTCGATGGATGGCGGTTCACGCAATACCAACTCGGTACCTATGATGCGCTATGCCGAAGTACTGTTAAACTATGCCGAAGCCAAAGCCGAATTAGGCACCCTTACCGATGCCGACTGGAACCAAACCATTGGCGCATTGCGCCGCAGGGCAGGTATAACAGGCAACACCAGCACCAAACCGATGGTTGTTGATCAGTACCTTAAAACCAACTATTTCCCGGCCATTTCTGATGCTTCGATACTGGAAATCCGTCGCGAGCGTGGCATCGAGCTTGCTTTTGAAGGTTTTAGGTTTAACGATATTGTTCGTTGGAAAAGAGGCGAGCTGATGGACCAAACCTGGAACGGTTTTTACGTACCTGCACTTGATGTTCCGCTTGATTTGAACGAAGATGGTGTGCCGGATGTATGCTTTTATACAACACTGCCGGCAACGCAGGTTAAAGGCGTAACCTACGTAAGCGTGGCTGCAACATTAACCGGCGGCACACCAAACCCGCAAAGACTGAGCGCTGATAACGAGCTTACCTGGTTAACTACCATTGCACGCCATTGGGACAACAAATTTTATCTTTACCCGATTCCGGAAACCGACAGGCTTCAAAACCCTAAATTGGGCCAGAACCCGGGTTGGGAACAATAA
- a CDS encoding endonuclease/exonuclease/phosphatase family protein: protein MKAKQFLFSALLMLICLQGSAQHLIVATFNLRYDNPRDTGNLWVKRAPIAAALIRFHQFDIFGTQEGLKNQLEDLNTALPEYERYGLGRDDGKDAGEHSAIFFKKSRFVLLKKGDFWLSETPDKPGLGWDATCCNRICSWVYLQDKESKKKFYFFNAHFDHQGKIAREESGKLILKKIKEIAGTEKAIFTGDLNGDHNSTWYQRLATSGYLVDTYSQAAQPYEFNPSFNSFGHEIKQSGVIDHIFTTGKVDVKRWGILSDSYHGKYPSDHFPVLAELSL, encoded by the coding sequence ATGAAAGCAAAACAGTTTTTATTTAGCGCACTATTAATGCTGATATGCCTGCAAGGCAGCGCACAGCATTTAATTGTAGCAACTTTTAACCTGAGGTATGATAACCCGAGGGATACCGGCAACCTGTGGGTTAAACGCGCCCCGATAGCTGCCGCACTGATCCGTTTCCACCAGTTTGATATTTTCGGCACCCAGGAAGGCCTCAAAAATCAGCTGGAAGATCTGAACACCGCCCTGCCCGAATACGAGCGTTATGGTTTAGGCCGCGACGATGGCAAAGATGCCGGCGAGCACTCGGCAATATTTTTTAAAAAGAGCCGTTTTGTGCTGCTAAAAAAAGGCGATTTCTGGCTGTCAGAAACTCCGGATAAACCGGGTTTAGGCTGGGATGCAACCTGCTGCAACCGCATCTGCTCGTGGGTGTACCTGCAGGATAAGGAAAGTAAAAAGAAATTCTATTTCTTTAACGCCCACTTTGATCACCAGGGAAAAATTGCCCGCGAAGAAAGCGGCAAACTCATCCTCAAAAAGATCAAAGAAATTGCAGGAACCGAAAAAGCCATCTTCACCGGCGACCTGAACGGCGATCATAACAGTACCTGGTACCAGCGTTTGGCCACCTCAGGCTACCTGGTTGATACCTACAGCCAGGCTGCCCAGCCTTATGAGTTTAACCCGTCGTTCAACTCGTTTGGGCACGAGATTAAACAGAGCGGTGTTATTGATCATATTTTCACTACCGGTAAGGTTGATGTAAAAAGGTGGGGAATTTTATCTGATAGCTATCATGGTAAATATCCTTCAGATCATTTTCCGGTGCTGGCTGAGCTGAGTTTGTAA
- the ileS gene encoding isoleucine--tRNA ligase, which translates to MYKEYKQLNLSQTGKEILDFWKQKNIFEKSITSRPAGNPYTFYEGPPSANGMPGIHHVMARSIKDIFCRYKTLKGYQVKRKGGWDTHGLPIELAVEKALGITKDDIGKKISVKDYNDACRKEVMRYTDVWNDLTEKMGYWVDLNDPYITYKNEYIESLWWILKQLHNKDMLYKGYTVQPYSPKSGTGLSSHELNQPGTYKMVKDTTITAQFKVKRDGDSEFLFNGIDTEVFILAWTTTPWTLPSNCALAVGEEITYAKISTFNPYTYLPVCVVLAKDLVKKYFKAEGENASFADYKGGDKIIPWKIEAEVKGSQLVGIHYEQLMPYVTNADLEQNAFRVIPADFVTTEDGTGIVHTASIFGADDFRACKENNVPSVLVKDENGKDVPLVNKQGRFVTEVTDYAGRYVKEEYYTEAERAEEGFKPTDVLISIKLKTENRAFDVKKYEHSYPHSWRSDEPILYYPLDSWFIRTTAVKDKMVELNKTINWKPESTGTGRFGNWLENLVDWNLSRSRYWGTPLPIWREETGAEEICIGSIAELNAEIEKSIKAGFMPEGFVLEDMHRPYVDDVVLVSSTGNKMFREPDLIDVWFDSGAMPYAQWHFPFEGQEEFKNAYPADFIAEGVDQTRGWFFTLHAIAVMLSEASDEIKAINEQVGNKGISFKNVVSNGLVLDKNGNKMSKRLGNAVDPFTTIEQYGADAARWYMISNASPWDNLKFNEEGIDEVRRKFFGTLHNTYSFFTLYANIDKFTYSEPEIEIGKRPEIDRWIISLLNTLSKEVDGYYADFEPTKATRAIQEFVDVHFSNWFIRLSRRRFWKSDDSEDKLSAYQTLYTCLIAISKLMSPVAPFFADRLYCDLNAVTGKEPFESVHLAYFPEYNSALVDAELEERMQLAQDISSLTLSLRKKVNINVRQPLSKILLPILDKSFKLHVEQVKDLILSETNIKDIEYITDTAGFIKKKIKPNFKALGQKVGKDMKAVAEAINNFTQDDISALEANGNIGVLDGKYEIQVADVEIIAEDVPGWQVANLGKLTVALDVTISNELKQEGISRELINRIQNLRKAKEFEVTDRINVSISNATFLGEAVKNNLSYICAEILADNIQLNNELTGGEPVTIDEQEILIAISKV; encoded by the coding sequence ATGTACAAGGAATATAAGCAGTTAAACTTATCGCAAACAGGCAAAGAGATACTGGACTTCTGGAAACAGAAAAATATCTTCGAAAAAAGCATCACCAGTCGTCCGGCCGGTAACCCATATACTTTTTATGAAGGCCCGCCGAGCGCCAACGGTATGCCCGGTATTCACCACGTAATGGCGCGTTCCATTAAAGATATTTTTTGCCGTTATAAAACCCTTAAAGGCTACCAGGTAAAACGCAAAGGCGGCTGGGACACCCACGGCTTGCCTATTGAGCTTGCTGTTGAAAAAGCTTTGGGCATTACCAAAGATGATATCGGCAAAAAAATAAGCGTTAAAGATTACAACGATGCCTGCCGCAAGGAGGTAATGCGCTATACCGACGTTTGGAACGACCTTACCGAAAAAATGGGCTACTGGGTTGACCTGAACGATCCGTACATCACCTATAAAAACGAATACATTGAAAGCCTTTGGTGGATCCTGAAACAGCTGCATAATAAAGATATGCTGTATAAAGGCTACACCGTACAGCCATATTCACCAAAATCGGGTACAGGCCTTAGCTCGCACGAGCTGAACCAGCCGGGCACCTACAAAATGGTGAAGGATACTACCATTACCGCGCAGTTTAAAGTTAAACGCGATGGCGATTCGGAGTTTTTGTTTAACGGCATAGATACCGAAGTATTTATCCTGGCCTGGACAACCACGCCATGGACGTTACCATCAAACTGCGCCCTTGCCGTTGGCGAGGAGATCACTTACGCTAAAATCAGCACTTTTAACCCTTACACCTACCTGCCGGTTTGCGTGGTATTGGCTAAAGACCTGGTTAAAAAATATTTTAAAGCCGAGGGAGAGAACGCCTCGTTTGCCGATTACAAAGGCGGCGACAAGATCATCCCGTGGAAAATTGAGGCCGAAGTAAAAGGCAGTCAACTGGTGGGCATCCACTATGAGCAGTTGATGCCATATGTAACCAATGCCGACCTGGAGCAAAACGCCTTCCGCGTGATCCCGGCCGATTTTGTTACTACCGAAGATGGTACCGGTATAGTTCACACTGCATCAATATTTGGTGCCGATGACTTTAGGGCCTGTAAGGAAAACAACGTACCATCGGTGCTGGTTAAAGATGAAAACGGCAAAGATGTACCGCTTGTTAACAAACAAGGCCGTTTTGTAACCGAGGTTACCGACTACGCAGGCCGTTACGTTAAAGAAGAGTACTACACCGAGGCCGAGCGCGCCGAAGAAGGTTTTAAACCAACCGACGTACTCATCTCGATCAAATTAAAAACCGAGAACCGCGCTTTCGACGTTAAAAAATACGAGCACAGCTACCCGCACTCATGGCGCAGCGACGAGCCGATATTATACTATCCGCTTGATAGCTGGTTTATCCGCACCACCGCCGTGAAGGATAAAATGGTGGAGCTTAACAAAACCATCAACTGGAAACCGGAATCGACCGGTACAGGCCGATTTGGTAACTGGCTGGAAAACCTTGTCGACTGGAACCTTTCGCGTTCGCGCTACTGGGGTACCCCGCTGCCTATCTGGCGCGAAGAAACCGGTGCCGAAGAGATCTGCATAGGTTCAATTGCCGAGCTGAATGCCGAGATTGAAAAATCGATCAAAGCAGGCTTTATGCCCGAAGGTTTTGTGCTGGAAGATATGCACCGCCCTTATGTTGATGATGTGGTATTAGTATCATCAACCGGCAACAAAATGTTCCGCGAGCCCGATTTGATCGACGTTTGGTTTGATTCGGGTGCTATGCCTTACGCGCAATGGCATTTCCCGTTTGAAGGCCAGGAAGAATTTAAAAACGCCTACCCGGCAGATTTCATTGCCGAAGGCGTTGACCAAACCCGCGGCTGGTTCTTCACCCTGCACGCCATAGCTGTAATGCTGAGCGAAGCCAGCGATGAGATCAAAGCCATTAACGAGCAGGTTGGTAATAAAGGTATCTCGTTTAAAAACGTGGTATCAAACGGCTTGGTGCTGGATAAAAACGGCAACAAAATGTCTAAACGTTTAGGCAACGCTGTTGATCCATTCACTACTATCGAACAATACGGTGCCGATGCTGCCCGCTGGTATATGATCAGCAACGCATCGCCATGGGATAACCTTAAATTTAATGAAGAAGGTATTGACGAGGTAAGGCGTAAGTTTTTTGGCACGCTACACAACACCTATTCGTTCTTCACGCTATATGCCAACATCGATAAATTTACGTACAGCGAACCTGAGATCGAGATCGGCAAACGCCCGGAGATCGATCGTTGGATCATCTCGTTGTTAAACACCCTGAGCAAAGAGGTTGACGGTTACTATGCCGATTTTGAGCCAACCAAAGCCACCCGCGCTATCCAGGAATTTGTGGATGTACATTTCAGCAACTGGTTTATCCGCTTAAGCCGCCGCCGTTTCTGGAAATCAGACGATTCGGAAGATAAGCTATCGGCTTACCAAACATTATATACTTGTTTGATCGCTATCAGTAAGCTGATGTCGCCTGTTGCGCCGTTCTTTGCCGATAGGTTATATTGCGATTTGAACGCCGTTACCGGTAAAGAACCGTTTGAATCAGTTCATTTGGCTTACTTCCCTGAGTATAACAGCGCGCTGGTTGATGCCGAGCTTGAAGAGCGTATGCAACTTGCTCAGGATATTTCATCGTTAACCTTATCGTTACGTAAAAAGGTGAATATCAACGTGCGCCAGCCGTTAAGCAAAATTTTGTTGCCAATACTGGATAAAAGCTTTAAATTACACGTTGAGCAGGTTAAAGACCTTATACTGTCTGAAACCAACATTAAAGATATTGAGTACATTACCGATACCGCCGGCTTTATCAAAAAGAAGATCAAGCCAAACTTTAAAGCTTTAGGCCAAAAAGTAGGTAAGGATATGAAAGCCGTTGCCGAAGCTATCAACAATTTTACACAAGATGATATCTCGGCTTTAGAGGCAAATGGCAATATTGGCGTGTTGGACGGTAAGTATGAGATCCAGGTTGCCGATGTGGAGATCATAGCCGAAGACGTGCCCGGATGGCAGGTTGCAAATTTAGGAAAACTAACCGTGGCTTTAGATGTTACCATATCCAACGAATTGAAACAGGAAGGCATCTCGCGCGAGTTGATCAACCGTATCCAAAACCTGCGTAAGGCTAAAGAGTTTGAAGTAACCGACAGGATTAATGTAAGCATCAGCAACGCCACATTTTTAGGCGAAGCAGTGAAAAACAATTTATCCTATATTTGCGCCGAAATTTTAGCAGATAACATACAGCTTAACAACGAGTTAACCGGGGGCGAACCTGTTACAATTGATGAACAAGAAATTTTGATTGCTATTAGTAAAGTATAA
- a CDS encoding TraR/DksA family transcriptional regulator: MKPEQEKTRYSEADLQEFKGIILDKMRIAREELNSLATSLSSPNANGTDDTAGTYKTLEDGSATLEKEQINQLAARQKKFIEQLEAALVRIENKTYGVCRETGKLIPKERLRAVPHTTLSMEAKLRQ, translated from the coding sequence ATGAAACCAGAACAAGAAAAAACCAGATACTCTGAAGCTGACCTGCAAGAATTTAAAGGGATCATCCTGGATAAAATGCGTATTGCCCGCGAAGAGTTAAACTCATTGGCTACGTCATTAAGTTCGCCAAATGCTAACGGCACTGATGATACTGCCGGTACTTACAAAACATTAGAAGACGGCTCGGCCACGCTCGAAAAAGAGCAGATCAACCAGCTGGCTGCCCGCCAGAAAAAATTTATCGAGCAGTTGGAAGCCGCTTTGGTACGTATCGAAAACAAAACCTACGGTGTTTGCCGCGAAACCGGTAAACTGATCCCGAAAGAGCGTTTACGTGCAGTACCGCACACTACGCTTTCGATGGAAGCTAAATTAAGGCAATAA
- a CDS encoding lipoprotein signal peptidase, with protein sequence MKAAYTKPFLTAAFIILADQAIKTWVHQHMQLQEEIQFLGKRGMLHYTENNGMAFGMEWGGDTGKLALTLFRIVAVAGIIYTLIFLIKHKYHRGLIMNVALILAGATGNIIDSTFYGLMYKYAPIFHGRVIDMFYFPLLRGTYPSWFPFWAGQSFEFFRPVFNLADASICVGVIMILLYQKRYFKHEHPEVASPNSEMVEE encoded by the coding sequence ATGAAGGCTGCTTATACCAAACCTTTTCTTACAGCCGCTTTCATTATCCTTGCCGACCAGGCCATTAAAACCTGGGTGCACCAGCACATGCAACTCCAGGAAGAAATTCAGTTTCTGGGCAAGCGGGGTATGCTGCACTATACCGAAAATAACGGTATGGCCTTCGGGATGGAATGGGGCGGAGATACGGGCAAGCTTGCTTTAACACTTTTCCGTATTGTTGCGGTTGCCGGTATAATTTACACCCTCATTTTTTTAATAAAACACAAATACCACCGTGGCCTCATCATGAATGTGGCCCTCATCCTGGCCGGTGCTACGGGCAACATCATCGATTCCACCTTTTACGGACTGATGTACAAATATGCGCCGATATTTCATGGCCGGGTGATAGATATGTTCTATTTTCCGCTGCTCAGGGGCACATACCCATCATGGTTCCCGTTTTGGGCCGGGCAAAGCTTCGAGTTTTTCAGGCCGGTATTTAACCTTGCCGATGCCTCGATCTGCGTAGGCGTTATCATGATATTACTATATCAAAAACGCTATTTTAAACACGAACACCCGGAAGTGGCGAGCCCCAACAGCGAGATGGTTGAAGAATAA